Proteins encoded in a region of the Acidobacteriota bacterium genome:
- a CDS encoding nitrilase-related carbon-nitrogen hydrolase produces MSILTVAGIQFDIAWEAPEENFRRAEPWMRRGAAAGGRLVVLPEMFATGFSMNAREICRHAPAVRDFLSRMAAELGVWVAGGYAEPGDTDEDRPRNACSIFDPDGEERLHYQKIHPFSLAGEHEHYAGGETLPTVEIEGVRTTCLICYDLRFPEPFRIAADATDLYLVIANWPEVRSAAWSTLLRARAIENQAYVFGVNRVGDAEGTPHNGRSALFDPLGHPLIAAEHQEAVLVGTVDSQRVVRNRERFSFLADRRPGTYQDLP; encoded by the coding sequence CCAATTCGATATCGCCTGGGAGGCTCCGGAGGAGAACTTCCGACGCGCGGAACCCTGGATGCGCCGAGGAGCGGCCGCCGGCGGCCGGCTCGTGGTGCTGCCGGAAATGTTCGCCACCGGCTTCTCCATGAACGCACGGGAGATCTGCCGCCACGCACCGGCGGTGCGGGACTTTCTGTCGCGGATGGCCGCGGAGCTGGGAGTGTGGGTGGCCGGCGGCTATGCCGAGCCGGGAGACACGGACGAGGATCGGCCGCGAAACGCCTGCTCTATCTTCGACCCCGACGGAGAGGAGAGACTTCACTACCAAAAGATCCATCCCTTCTCCCTCGCCGGTGAGCACGAGCATTACGCTGGTGGTGAAACGCTACCCACCGTCGAGATCGAGGGTGTACGCACCACCTGCCTGATCTGCTACGACCTGCGCTTCCCGGAACCGTTTCGCATCGCGGCGGATGCGACGGACCTCTATCTGGTGATCGCCAACTGGCCGGAGGTGCGCTCCGCCGCCTGGTCGACCCTGCTGCGCGCCCGAGCGATTGAAAATCAGGCTTACGTCTTCGGAGTCAATCGGGTTGGTGATGCGGAGGGAACTCCGCACAATGGGCGTTCGGCGCTCTTCGACCCCCTAGGACACCCTCTGATCGCCGCCGAGCACCAGGAGGCGGTGCTGGTGGGCACGGTGGATTCCCAGAGGGTGGTGCGCAACCGAGAACGCTTCAGCTTTCTAGCTGATCGACGCCCGGGGACTTATCAGGACCTGCCGTAG
- a CDS encoding MerR family transcriptional regulator, which translates to MGSACEQTGLTPDVIRAWERRYDAVTPQRTAGNQRAFSDLDIYRLRLLRQATRVGRSISKIAHLSNEELVDLVAQDQARLRNRPQPKQHPTQKSRTSILLQRCLEAVQRLDGGAFERQLELAVIHLGWARTMDEVLVPLMEQIDELWSEGAMSLEHERLASALVRSFVGSMTRAYPPESNAPGLIIATPRGQVHELGAALMAATAAAEGWRVTYLGAEASTEEIAMAVLETEFEVVALSLAHPEGESSLDGELKTLRRLIGDKCQLVIGGQAVASFSQVLDDVGALRVEQLPKLRQLLVSLRSGTDEVDAAEFHPFVTSGPRTSLLRQVLISPRASIS; encoded by the coding sequence ATGGGTTCAGCCTGTGAGCAGACCGGACTGACTCCGGACGTGATCCGTGCTTGGGAGCGGCGCTATGACGCTGTGACCCCCCAGCGAACCGCTGGCAACCAGCGCGCGTTTTCCGACCTCGACATCTATCGGCTGCGGCTCCTGCGTCAGGCGACGCGGGTCGGCCGCTCCATCTCCAAGATCGCGCATCTTTCCAACGAGGAGCTGGTGGATCTGGTGGCCCAGGATCAGGCGCGGCTGCGCAACCGGCCTCAGCCGAAGCAGCATCCGACGCAGAAGTCCAGGACGTCCATCCTGCTCCAGCGCTGTCTGGAAGCTGTACAGCGCCTGGACGGTGGCGCCTTTGAGCGGCAGTTGGAGCTGGCGGTGATCCACCTCGGATGGGCGCGCACCATGGACGAGGTGTTGGTGCCCCTGATGGAGCAGATCGACGAGCTGTGGAGCGAAGGCGCCATGAGCCTCGAGCATGAGCGCCTGGCGTCCGCCCTGGTGCGCTCCTTCGTCGGCAGCATGACCCGGGCCTACCCGCCGGAGTCCAACGCTCCGGGGCTCATCATCGCTACCCCCCGAGGCCAGGTGCACGAGTTGGGGGCTGCCCTGATGGCGGCCACCGCTGCGGCGGAGGGGTGGCGGGTGACCTACCTGGGCGCCGAGGCGAGCACCGAGGAGATCGCCATGGCGGTGCTGGAAACGGAATTCGAGGTAGTGGCTCTGAGTCTCGCCCACCCGGAGGGCGAGAGCTCTCTAGACGGCGAGCTGAAGACCCTGCGCCGGCTGATCGGGGACAAATGTCAGCTGGTGATCGGGGGCCAGGCGGTGGCGAGCTTCTCGCAGGTCCTGGACGACGTCGGTGCCCTGCGGGTTGAGCAACTGCCCAAGCTCCGGCAACTCCTGGTCAGCCTTCGGAGCGGCACGGACGAGGTCGACGCTGCCGAATTCCATCCTTTCGTGACCAGCGGTCCTCGGACGAGTCTGCTACGGCAGGTCCTGATAAGTCCCCGGGCGTCGATCAGCTAG